A genomic segment from Salvia splendens isolate huo1 chromosome 13, SspV2, whole genome shotgun sequence encodes:
- the LOC121761678 gene encoding protein SHI RELATED SEQUENCE 1-like gives MIRGGEATESSKSRCQDCGNQAKKDCEHARCRSCCKNRGFQCETHVKSTWIPVAKRQPRHLSMQPHHQIPPLLHQQLALAPNPKRYRQIPQLGFEDVGLPAEACFPAVFRCVRVSSVDDNAVGHQYAYQTSVSIGGHVFTGILYDQGAEPQGTGNYVTGENSSSAALSDHPNFVARTTGTTSPSFAAPFSAFTNTTSHFLHYPKS, from the exons ATGATAAGAGGAGGAGAAGCAACAGAAAGCAGTAAGTCAAGGTGCCAAGACTGCGGAAATCAAGCCAAAAAAGACTGCGAGCATGCGAGGTGTCGAAGCTGCTGTAAGAACCGAGGCTTCCAGTGTGAAACGCACGTGAAAAGCACGTGGATTCCGGTTGCCAAGCGGCAGCCCAGGCACCTCTCTATGCAGCCGCACCACCAGATTCCGCCCCTCCTTCATCAACAGTTGGCTCTTGCCCCAAACCCTAAAAGATACAGACAAATCCCTCAACTAG GGTTTGAGGATGTGGGATTGCCGGCGGAGGCGTGTTTTCCGGCGGTGTTCCGATGCGTTAGAGTGAGCTCGGTGGACGATAATGCGGTGGGTCATCAGTATGCGTACCAGACGTCGGTGAGTATCGGCGGCCATGTTTTCACCGGAATTTTGTATGATCAAGGAGCCGAACCGCAGGGAACCGGAAACTATGTAACTGGAGAGAACTCCTCTTCTGCTGCATTATCAGATCATCCTAATTTTGTTGCAAGAACAACTGGTACAACCTCTCCTTCATTTGCTGCCCCTTTTTCAGCATTTACAAACACAACTTCACACTTTTTGCACTACCCCAAATCTTGA
- the LOC121760081 gene encoding mitochondrial import inner membrane translocase subunit TIM14-1-like, whose product MGTPLIAGIAVAAAALAGKYSIQAWQAFKARPPTARMRKFYEGGFQQKMTRREASLILGVRESTPPDKVREAHRKVMVANHPDAGGSHYLASKINEAKDVLLGKSKSSSDSAF is encoded by the exons ATG GGTACGCCACTTATAGCCGGAATtgctgttgctgctgctgctctaGCAGGTAAATATAGTATTCAGGCATGGCAAGCGTTCAAAGCAAGGCCACCAACTGCCAGAATGCGAAAATTCTATGAAGGAGGTTTCCAACAAAAAATGACTCGCAGGGAGGCATCACTTATTCTTGGAGTCAG GGAAAGCACTCCGCCGGATAAGGTAAGGGAAGCTCACAGGAAGGTGATGGTGGCAAATCATCCCGATGCAGGTGGTAGCCATTACCTTGCTTCTAAGATTAATGAAGCTAAAGACGTGTTGCTTGGGAAGTCTAAGAGCAGCAGTGACTCAGCCTTTTAA
- the LOC121761276 gene encoding uncharacterized protein LOC121761276: MNRFVKLFYTTAIASCPKSTQRGFPLLQKGNTQTDFAQEHLCRRNAVIQTRNFSSAYKRVLDEKSLEEDAERKIGWLLKLFFAGTATVIGFHLFPYMGKNVMQQSVKLLQVKDPLFKIMGASRLARFSIDDKRRMKIVELGGVQLLADMLAGGKDERTRRLALKALVAISKSEGAVDAIHKAGAIPVCYGL; this comes from the exons ATGAATCGATTTGTTAAGCTGTTTTACACCACAGCAATCGCCAGTTGCCCCAAATCCACGCAGCGCGGGTTTCCGTTATTGCAGAAGGGAAACACACAAACAGACTTTGCACAGGAG CATTTGTGCAGAAGGAATGCAGTTATACAGACTCGGAATTTCTCATCAGCCTATAAAAGAG TACTAGATGAGAAATCACTGGAAGAGGATGCAGAAAGAAAAATCGGATGGCTGTTGAAACTATTTTTTGCTGGAACTGCAACTGTAATTGGCTTCCACTTATTTCCATACATGG GAAAAAATGTGATGCAGCAGTCTGTTAAACTTTTACAAGTGAAGGATCCTTTATTCAAAATAATGGGAGCATCCAGATTAGCACGGTTTTCGATagatg ATAAAAGAAGAATGAAAATAGTTGAATTAGGCGGAGTGCAGTTGCTTGCGGATATGTTAGCAGGTGGTAAAGATGAGCGCACCAGAAGGCTAGCTTTGAAAGCTCTTGTTGCCATCTCAAAATCAG AAGGTGCGGTCGATGCTATACATAAAGCTGGAGCAATACCTGTTTGTTATGGCTTATAA
- the LOC121760713 gene encoding uncharacterized protein LOC121760713 yields the protein MAKAYDRVQWPFLLKVLEKMGFSPAWVGMISRCISSCWFSILVNGGPTGFFQSSRGLRQGDPLSPSLFVLAADYLSRCLDRLIKGDKEMVYRCRKKAPVITHLSYADDIIIFSRAHREAVGRLVGCLDHYIVVSGQKVNNGKTHFYLATEHMEFASSVEEVGGFQRGVMPFTYLGVPIFRGARRADHLLPLRQKLMDRIHSLLGFLDELEQILARYFWGTVGEKRKLHWISWRLICLPFDEGGLGIRRFREVAVAFGFKLRWRLLAQDSLWAQFMIQKYSILPCHLHTSSCGSHDSPTWRRLRRIWSYMHDYIRWSLGEGKISFWDDVWLGANPIQSLFGVPPDVIDQIRATPIELGAKDVRRWSLTSHGEFSVTSAWESIRTRLPKKEIFGLIWNQGLTPTISVTHHLHVLVLAGKITSTHWRGCSPSVDFMPFSPRQRVLRSLMVLWHPPDAPWVKLNTDGAFSTSTMEAGEGGLVRGPDGGLLRAFCAPIAASSSFEAELLALIRGFEMAMELSTHIWIELDSTALVTLLSSGQLGAADFRHHMALIRSMTAQRHVRFSHIYREGNRAADFLAGRGVQTPALTYYDPTSAPRFLQALVFSQLFPLDSTDDPDLWDLYLASSCLSAKYHEKE from the exons ATGGCAAAGGCGTATGATAGAGTCCAGTGGCCGTTTTTGCTCAAGGTTTTGGAAAAGATGGGATTTTCACCAGCTTGGGTGGGTATGATTAGTAGATGCATCTCTTCATGCTGGTTCTCTATCCTGGTGAATGGTGGTCCGACAGGTTTCTTTCAATCCTCCAGGGGGCTAAGACAAGGGGACCCCCTATCGCCTTCCCTCTTTGTTTTGGCGGCAGATTACCTTTCGAGATGTCTTGATAGACTAATCAAGGGGGATAAAGAGATGGTCTACAGATGCCGGAAAAAGGCTCCCGTTATTACTCATCTTTCCTACGCGGATGATATCATCATATTCTCTAGGGCGCATAGGGAGGCAGTGGGAAGGTTGGTCGGATGCCTAGATCACTACATTGTTGTTTCTGGTCAGAAGGTGAATAATGGAAAGACACACTTCTATCTGGCGACTGAGCACATGGAGTTCGCTAGCAGTGTTGAGGAGGTGGGAGGATTTCAGAGAGGGGTGATGCCTTTCACATATCTTGGGGTCCCGATCTTTAGAGGAGCGAGGAGGGCAGATCACCTCTTGCCCCTTAGGCAGAAACTCATGGACAGGATACACA GTCTGCTTGGCTTTCTGGACGAATTGGAGCAGATACTGGCTAGATACTTTTGGGGCACAGTTGGGGAGAAGAGGAAGCTGCACTGGATTTCTTGGAGACTGATCTGCTTGCCTTTTGATGAGGGTGGCTTGGGCATTCGCCGCTTCAGGGAAGTGGCAGTGGCTTTTGGCTTCAAGCTGAGGTGGAGACTTCTGGCACAGGATTCTCTCTGGGCTCAGTTCATGATCCAGAAGTACAGTATCCTCCCCTGTCATCTGCATACCTCCTCTTGTGGGTCACATGATAGTCCTACTTGGCGTCGTTTGCGTCGTATTTGGTCATACATGCATGATTATATTCGTTGGTCCTTGGGTGAGGGGAAGATCAGCTTCTGGGATGATGTCTGGCTTGGGGCTAACCCCATCCAGAGTCT GTTTGGCGTACCTCCAGATGTGATAGACCAGATCAGAGCCACGCCGATCGAGTTGGGGGCGAAGGATGTGAGGCGATGGAGTCTGACTAGCCATGGCGAGTTCTCTGTAACCTCAGCCTGGGAGAGCATCCGGACTAGACTGCCAAAGAAGGAGATTTTTGGGCTTATCTGGAACCAAGGgttgacccctaccatctcg gtcactcaCCACCTGCACGTGCTTGTCTTGGCTGGCAAGATCACCTCGACCCACTGGAGGGGATGTTCGCCGTCGGTTGATTTCATGCCTTTCTCCCCCAGACAGCGTGTTCTGCGGTCACTCATGGTCCTATGGCATCCCCCTGATGCCCCTTGGGTGAAGCTAAACACTGACGGTGCCTTCTCTACATCGACAATGGAGGCGGGGGAGGGAGGATTGGTTCGAGGCCCTGATGGAGGGCTTCTGCGTGCCTTCTGTGCTCCAATAGCcgcatcatcgagctttgaggcggagctgttggctCTGATTCGGGGGTTCGAGATGGCTATGGAGCTTTCGACACACATCTGGATTGAGCTTGACTCAACGGCTCTGGTTACCTTGTTGTCATCTGGACAGCTTGGCGCTGCGGATTtcagacatcacatggctttgatccggagtATGACTGCTCAGCGGCATGTTCGgttctcacacatctacagagaaggGAACCGAGCTGCTGACTTtcttgcaggtaggggggtTCAGACCCCTGCCCTTACTTATTATGATCCAACCTCTGCGCCTCGGTTTCTGCAGGCGCtg GTGTTTAGTCAGCTTTTTCCACTCGATAGCACAGATGATCCCGACTTGTGGGACCTCTATTTGGCTTCTTCAT GTTTGTCAGCTAAGTATCACGAGAAG GAATAG